The following are encoded together in the Populus trichocarpa isolate Nisqually-1 chromosome 5, P.trichocarpa_v4.1, whole genome shotgun sequence genome:
- the LOC7477091 gene encoding inactive TPR repeat-containing thioredoxin TTL3, translating into MGDISPEKKPAGCGLFSVVFGRRSFWPRRSTSTGSIPTVNAANFTRTPSTPRRRRSGSDDAAFLDNSPSVAEGQQKSITKAPMHPKIPPAQNQNYGKKLPEEATKISSNQGYANQNQGYSNQNAFVNQGRRVPKEAVGISGELESMITDHQKSKGSSTLVRASSSNVMLFGNLGNLRQGGGGGNTTSHSVLDYLPKTAREEVVSPNGKYPNSVMGNVVKKQNEEKPNVGAQPASGSLCRALSTRMDPEQLKMMGNEDYKNGNFAEALALYNAAISIDPNKASYRSNRSAALTALGKILEAVFECREAIRIEPHYHRAHHRLANLYLRLGEAEKAIYHYKHAGPEADHVDISKAKALQAHLNKCTEARKHRDWNTLIKETAATISAGADSAPQIFALQAEALIKLHRHQEAEEASMKCPNFDVDACTKFFGPLGNANLLVVRAQVHMALGRFDDALAAVQRATRLDSNNKEANMVLRKAKAVAAARSKGNQLFKAARFYEACNTYSEGLEHDPYNSVLLCNRAACRSKLGQYEKAVEDCNAALTVRPGYSKARLRRADCNAKLEKWEVSVKDYEMLQNEAPGDDEVSRVLMEAKSELKKQRGPDAAA; encoded by the exons ATGGGAGACATATCGCCCGAAAAGAAACCTGCAGGTTGTGGCCTATTCTCTGTAGTTTTCGGCCGAAGAAGTTTTTGGCCAAGAAGATCAACATCTACAGGTTCAATTCCTACAGTGAATGCAGCCAATTTCACCAGAACTCCTAGCACGCCAAGGAGGCGAAGGAGTGGCTCGGATGATGCTGCATTTCTAGACAATTCGCCTAGTGTAGCAGAAGGGCAGCAAAAATCTATCACAAAGGCTCCTATGCATCCCAAGATCCCCCCTGCACAGAACCAAAACTACGGTAAAAAACTTCCCGAGGAAGCAACCAAAATATCTTCTAATCAAGGCTATGCTAATCAAAATCAAGGTTATAGTAATCAAAATGCATTTGTTAATCAAGGTAGGAGGGTTCCTAAGGAGGCAGTTGGTATTTCCGGTGAGCTCGAAAGCATGATCACTGATCACCAAAAATCTAAAGGAAGCAGCACGCTTGTCCGTGCTTCATCAAGCAATGTGATGCTTTTTGGCAATTTAGGTAACTTGAGGCAAGGAGGAGGTGGAGGAAATACAACTTCTCATAGTGTTCTTGATTACCTTCCTAAGACCGCAAGAGAAGAGGTTGTTTCACCTAATGGAAAATACCCTAATAGTGTAATGGGAAATGTAGTGAAGAAACAGAATGAAGAGAAACCAAACGTAGGTGCGCAGCCTGCTTCAGGTTCTTTATGCCGGGCTCTGTCTACTAGAATGGACCCTGAGCAACTTAAAATGATGGGTAATGAAGATTACAAGAATGGGAATTTCGCAGAGGCATTGGCTTTGTATAATGCAGCAATCTCGATTGATCCTAACAAGGCTTCTTATCGGAGCAACAGAAGCGCAGCATTAACAGCTCTTGGTAAAATTCTCGAGGCAGTTTTCGAGTGCAGAGAAGCCATTCGAATTGAACCCCATTACCATAGAGCTCATCATCGTTTAGCAAACTTGTATCTCAG ATTAGGTGAGGCAGAAAAGGCTATATATCACTACAAACATGCAGGGCCAGAAGCTGACCATGTTGACATTTCAAAAGCTAAAGCTCTTCAAGCCCATCTCAACAAGTGCACCGAAGCTCGTAAACATCGAGATTGGAACACCTTGATCAAGGAGACAGCGGCTACCATATCTGCCGGCGCAGATTCAGCACCGCAA ATATTTGCATTGCAAGCTGAGGCCTTGATAAAGCTTCATAGGCACCAAGAAGCAGAGGAAGCATCGATGAAGTGTCCAAATTTTGATGTGGATGCCTGCACTAAATTTTTCGGTCCACTCGGTAATGCAAATTTGTTAGTGGTGCGAGCTCAGGTTCACATGGCTCTTGGCAG ATTTGATGATGCTTTGGCTGCGGTGCAACGAGCAACTAGGCTCGATTCAAACAACAAGGAAGCAAATATGGTGTTGAGAAAGGCTAAAGCTGTAGCTGCAGCTAGATCAAAGGGTAATCAGCTTTTTAAGGCAGCAAGATTTTATGAGGCTTGTAATACTTATAGTGAGGGACTTGAGCATGATCCCTACAACTCAGTGTTGTTATGCAATCGAGCTGCCTGCCGGTCCAAGCTTGGCCAGTATGAGAAAGCGGTAGAGGATTGCAATGCTGCTCTTACCGTCCGACCAGGTTACTCCAAGGCCAGATTAAGAAGAGCTGATTGCAATGCTAAG TTGGAAAAATGGGAAGTCTCAGTCAAAGACTATGAGATGTTGCAAAATGAAGCCCCGGGGGATGACGAAGTGAGCAGGGTCTTGATGGAGGCCAAGTCAGAGCTCAAGAAGCAGAGAGGACCAGATGCGGCAGCTTAA
- the LOC7471515 gene encoding PLAT domain-containing protein 1: MSLNPLLLSLLLLSASTIAFSDEDCVYTLYIRTGFIIKGGTDSIISVRLYDMYGDYVGVSNIEAWGGLMEPGHDYFERGNLDIFSGRAPCLSSPACALNLTSDGSGSGHGWYVNYVEVTTTGVHATCSQMKFTIEQWLALDTSPYELTAVRNYCDYYRAKKSAALSSSM, encoded by the exons atgtcacTCAACcccctcctcctctctctcctcctcctctccgCCTCCACCATCGCCTTTTCT GATGAAGATTGTGTATACACTCTGTACATAAGAACAGGGTTCATCATCAAAGGTGGCACGGACTCTATCATAAGCGTGAGACTATATGACATGTATGGTGACTACGTGGGCGTCTCCAATATTGAAGCATGGGGAGGGTTAATGGAGCCAGGCCACGACTACTTTGAGAGGGGCAATCTGGACATTTTCAGTGGGAGAGCACCATGTTTGAGTTCACCTGCGTGCGCCTTGAACTTGACCTCTGATGGGTCAGGCTCTGGCCATGGCTGGTACGTTAACTACGTGGAGGTGACTACCACTGGGGTCCATGCGACTTGTTCACAGATGAAGTTTACTATTGAGCAGTGGCTGGCTCTTGATACTTCACCTTACGAGTTAACTGCTGTTAGGAATTATTGTGATTATTATCGGGCTAAAAAATCTGCTGCTTTAAGTTCTTCCATGTGA
- the LOC7471516 gene encoding NDR1/HIN1-like protein 13, whose amino-acid sequence MEERVPNESGDKSDEPPLHTRSPPSGSDLIPKARRFPSRKKSIKHPSPEAIESETYIIQIPKDQIFSTPSPENAIIAERHRLPQKKDQRSCCNRWLCIIVALILLALIIGIIVWTFHILFTPKVPLFTVVNVTVKKPLSTHKKAHLGYQITFETENPNGRLSISYVNKGDATLLYKNHKIGTGKFPEVDQDADSSKSIELGLSGSSGPLPDDVETSIQDKRGKKHVSLSIRMDVPVTMKGLGGIKLRRKEINVVCTFKVSSLGAGKDVLSQKCQSKFK is encoded by the coding sequence ATGGAGGAGCGGGTCCCAAATGAAAGTGGTGACAAAAGCGATGAGCCTCCTCTCCACACTAGATCCCCACCATCCGGCAGTGACCTTATTCCCAAAGCAAGACGATTTCCATCACGCAAGAAATCCATCAAACACCCATCTCCCGAAGCCATTGAATCTGAAACCTATATTATTCAGATCCCGAAAGATCAAATATTCAGTACTCCATCACCAGAAAATGCTATAATCGCGGAACGCCACCGCCTTCCACAAAAGAAGGATCAGAGGTCTTGTTGCAACCGTTGGTTGTGCATCATTGTTGCATTGATCTTGCTTGCTCTCATTATTGGCATAATCGTCTGGACATTTCACATTCTTTTTACCCCTAAAGTTCCTCTCTTCACCGTTGTGAATGTTACTGTCAAAAAACCGCTTTCTACTCATAAGAAAGCACATCTTGGGTACCAAATCACATTCGAAACAGAGAACCCAAATGGAAGGTTGAGCATTTCTTATGTTAACAAAGGGGATGCCACATTATTATACAAGAATCACAAGATTGGTACAGGAAAATTCCCTGAGGTTGATCAAGACGCTGATAGTTCAAAAAGCATCGAGTTAGGTCTATCTGGCTCAAGTGGACCGTTGCCTGACGACGTTGAAACGAGCATCCAAGACAAAAGGGGGAAAAAACATGTATCTTTATCAATAAGAATGGATGTCCCAGTCACAATGAAAGGTCTCGGGGGAATTAAATTACGGCGTAAGGAAATCAATGTTGTTTGTACTTTCAAGGTGAGCTCTTTGGGGGCAGGTAAGGATGTTCTATCTCAAAAATGTCAGTCCAAATTCAAGTAG
- the LOC7477092 gene encoding PLAT domain-containing protein 3 has product MSVTTLHLSLIPFLFLSLATIAFSDEDCVYTVYIRTGSIIKGGTDSIISVRLYDSYGKGLEVPDLERWGGLMEPGHNYFERGNLDIFSGRAPCLSSPVCALNLTSDGSGSGHGWYVNYVEVTTTGVHAACSQKQFTIEQWLALDTSPYELTAIRNYCDYPDVKKSAGASFM; this is encoded by the exons atgtcTGTCACCACTCTCCACCTCTCTCTCATccccttcctcttcctctccctCGCCACCATAGCATTTTCT GATGAAGACTGTGTATACACAGTGTACATAAGAACAGGATCCATCATCAAAGGAGGCACGGACTCCATCATAAGCGTTAGACTGTACGACTCTTATGGTAAGGGCTTGGAGGTCCCAGATCTTGAGAGATGGGGAGGGCTAATGGAGCCAGGTCACAACTACTTCGAGAGGGGCAATTTGGACATTTTTAGTGGAAGAGCACCATGTTTGAGTTCACCAGTGTGTGCATTGAACTTGACATCTGATGGGTCAGGTTCAGGCCATGGTTGGTACGTTAACTACGTGGAGGTGACTACAACTGGGGTCCATGCGGCTTGTTCACAAAAGCAGTTCACCATTGAGCAGTGGCTGGCTCTTGATACTTCGCCTTATGAGTTAACTGCTATTAGGAATTATTGTGATTATCCTGATGTTAAGAAATCTGCCGGAGCTTCATTCATGTga
- the LOC18099061 gene encoding protein SCO1 homolog 2, mitochondrial, whose product MPISRYLFFSTKQRPGQCLNLLRRLGPSKRVQSSCFSKSTNQNHWKRPVPQVKVELKAPRFLVIPAAVLGFVGLAAFVHYNDERRAVPKGQGSDCVNVKGPIIGGPFTLVNTENKVVTEKDFLGNWVLLYFGYTSSPDIGPEQLKLITKALNTLESKENLKVLPMFVTLDPQRDNPPHLRAYLEEFESRIVGLTGPVGAIRQMAQEYRVYFRKVEEEGDDYLVETSHNMYLINPNMEVVKCFGVEYNAEELSEAIGKELKRTSS is encoded by the exons atgcccATTTCCcgctatcttttcttttccaccAAACAACGCCCAGGACAGTGTCTCAATCTACTCCGAAG GCTTGGTCCATCAAAGAGGGTTCAATCTAGCTGTTTTTCCAAATCAACAAACCAAAATCACTGGAAGCGTCCTGTACCGCAAGTAAAAGTAGAACTGAAGGCTCCTCGTTTCCTTGTCATT CCAGCTGCTGTACTAGGATTTGTTGGATTGGCAGCTTTTGTGCATTATAATGACGAGAGGAGAGCGGTTCCAAAAG GTCAAGGCAGTGATTGCGTCAATGTCAAGGGTCCGATTATTGGTGGTCCATTCACCCTAGTTAACACAGAGAATAAAGTAGTTACGGAGAAAGATTTTCTAGGAAATTGGGTTTTGCTGTACTTTGGCTATACATCCTCCCCTGATATTGGACCTGAGCAACTGAAATTGATCACCAAGGCCTTAAACACATTAG AGTCTAAAGAGAATCTTAAGGTTTTGCCAATGTTTGTTACACTTGATCCTCAGCGTGACAACCCCCCACATCTTCGTGCTTACCTTGAAG AGTTTGAATCAAGAATAGTAGGATTAACAGGACCTGTTGGTGCTATAAGACAGATGGCACAAGAGTACCGTGTTTATTTCAGGAaagttgaagaagaaggagatgaTTATCTTGTCGAGACTTCTCATAACAT GTATTTGATAAATCCAAACATGGAGGTTGTAAAATGCTTCGGTGTCGAATATAACGCAGAGGAGCTTTCAGAAGCAATAggaaaagaattgaagagaaccTCATCATAA